A single Cryptococcus deuterogattii R265 chromosome 2, complete sequence DNA region contains:
- a CDS encoding aromatic-L-amino-acid decarboxylase, with the protein MDIEEFRKAGYAAVDAICNYYEQLPKKPVKAEVEPGYLLEKLPSEAPVKGQPFEQITTSFQNDILPGITHWQSPNFLAYFPSNSTFESMLADLYAASVSNPGFNWICSPACTELEQVVVDWAAKMLGLSSTFWTESKVGGGVIMGSASEAALTAAMAARERALRILSKDDKAAANEDIEISEDVRKKYGQKLVIYGSTQTHSVGAKAAILLGLPFRAVPVTAEDQYALRGDALRAAIETDVAAGLIPFLAIGTVGTTSSGAVDRIAEIGQVLKDYPTMFLHIDAAWAGVAYALPEYRDLLRLAEVNEYANSFSTNFHKWGLTTFDATLMFVKNRHDLTQTFDVTPLYLRSKEADAGKVIDYRNWQIPLGRRFRSLKLWFVLRSYGIEGFQQHLTRGIEQCQQLASIVGASPDFELVTEPVLALLVFRLVPGNSTQLSEETLNRLNQRLYDRLDARKDVFLTKTSLKTSNGHNVLCIRFAMGGVHTKFEHVEKSWEVVEEEGHNTIEEWKKEEGN; encoded by the exons ATGGACATCGAAGA GTTTCGGAAAGCAG GATATGCGGCCGTTGACGCTATCTGTAATTACTACGAACAGCTCCCCAAAAAGCCAGTCAAAGCTGAAGTTGAACCTGGATATCTCCTAGAGAAATTGCCAT CAGAGGCGCCAGTTAAAGGGCAGCCTTTTGAGCAGATAACAACATCTTTTCAGAATGATATCCTTCCTG GTATCACCCATTGGCAATCACCCAATTTCCTTGCTTACTTCCCTTCAAACTCAACGTTTGAGAGTATGCTTGCTGATCTTTATGCGGCTAGCGTCAGTAACCCCGGTTTCAAC TGGATCTGCTCCCCAGCTTGCACCGAGCTGGAGCAAGTCGTTGTTGATTGGGCAGCCAAGATGCTGGGGCTATCCTCAACTTTCTGGACTGAGTCGAAAGTTGGCGGAGGTGTGATAATG GGATCCGCATCCGAGGCTGCTTTGACTGCTGCAATGGCCGCTCGGGAGAGGGCGTTAAGAATCCTCTCCAAAGACGACAAGGCGGCAGCCAATGAGGATATTGAAATTTCCGAAGATGTGAGAAAGAAATATGGGCAAAAGCTAGTAATTTATGGAAGCACACAAACTCATAGTGTTGGTGCCAAG GCTGCCATTCTTTTGGGCCTTCCTTTCCGAGCAGTGCCAGTGACTGCAGAAGACCAGTATGCTCTTAGAGGGGATGCTCTGCGAGCAGCAATTGAAACTGACGTCGCAGCTGGATTGATCCCTTTCCTTGCCA TTGGCACTGTGGGCACAACTTCTTCCGGCGCTGTAGATAGAATTGCTGAGATCGGGCAAGTCT TAAAGGATTATCCTACCATGTTCTTACATATCGACGCTGCA TGGGCGGGCGTTGCATATGCGCTTCCAGAGTATCGAGACCTGCTTCGACTTGCCGAGGTTAACGAGTATGCCAATTCTTTCTCTACCAACTTCCATAAATGGGGTTTGACTACATTCGACGCGA CACTGATGTTCGTCAAGAATCGGCATGATTTGACACAAACATTCGATGTGACTCCT CTCTATTTAAGAAGCAAAGAGGCCGATGCTGGGAAGGTAATTGACTACCGTAACTGGCAAATTCCTCTGGGTAGAAGGTTTAGGAGTCTCAAATTATGGTTCGTCCTGAGGAGTTATGGTATTGAAGGTTTCCAGCAGCACTTGACCCGG GGTATCGAGCAATGCCAGCAGCTCGCTTCCATAGTCGGCGCGTCTCCTGATTTCGAACTTGTCACAGAGCCcgtccttgctcttctaGTCTTTCGTCTGGTACCGGGAAATAGCACACAACTGTCAGAAGAGACTCTTAACCGTCTCAATCAACGGCTTTACGACCGCCTAGACGCTCGCAAGGATGTGTTTTTGACAAAGACTTCCTTGAAGACCAGCAATGGGCATAATGTGTTGTGCATCAGGTTTGCTATGGGTGGGGTGCATACGAAATTTGAGCATGTTGAAAAATCATGGGAGGTggtagaagaggaggggCATAATACCATcgaggagtggaagaaagaggagggtaaTTAA